The following coding sequences lie in one Candidatus Eremiobacterota bacterium genomic window:
- a CDS encoding c-type cytochrome: MKRTAFAAAAVLVLSACSAGVRSGTGLYDVRTLPDGPVGTSIQYGYTLLVQTHRLMKGYVRADLECSDCHLRAGTQARGGTLVGAYARFPQWNKRAHRVIALQDRIAECFLYSMNGRAPAYNGKAMIAIVSYIAWISRGTPIGAAAPASDRYVEPLPSGSPNPIRGATVYAQDCERCHQHDGAGRSGTVPPLWGRRSFNDGAGMAHVDRMTGFIHYNMPQDAPGSLTLSQAYDVAAFVLSHRRPHFRKSALVLWPPLPAKSF; this comes from the coding sequence TTGAAGCGCACGGCATTCGCTGCGGCCGCGGTCCTCGTTTTGAGCGCCTGTTCGGCGGGCGTTCGAAGCGGCACCGGCCTTTACGACGTTCGGACACTTCCAGACGGACCGGTCGGGACGTCGATTCAGTACGGATACACGCTCCTCGTGCAAACGCATCGCTTGATGAAAGGATACGTGCGCGCCGATTTGGAGTGTTCCGATTGTCATCTACGTGCGGGCACGCAGGCGCGCGGCGGGACTCTCGTCGGAGCCTACGCGCGCTTTCCGCAATGGAACAAGCGCGCGCACCGCGTGATCGCCTTACAGGATCGCATCGCCGAATGTTTCCTCTACAGCATGAACGGACGCGCGCCCGCGTACAACGGCAAGGCGATGATCGCAATTGTCTCATATATTGCCTGGATCTCTCGCGGCACGCCGATCGGCGCCGCTGCGCCGGCATCGGATCGCTACGTCGAGCCGCTGCCCAGCGGCTCGCCGAACCCGATCCGCGGCGCCACCGTTTACGCGCAAGATTGCGAGCGCTGCCATCAGCACGACGGCGCCGGCCGTTCCGGCACCGTTCCACCGCTCTGGGGACGCCGCTCCTTCAACGATGGTGCCGGCATGGCCCATGTCGATCGCATGACCGGGTTCATTCACTACAACATGCCGCAGGACGCACCCGGCTCGCTGACGCTCTCACAAGCCTACGACGTGGCCGCGTTCGTCCTGAGCCACCGGCGCCCGCACTTCCGTAAGAGTGCGCTCGTTCTCTGGCCGCCGTTACCGGCGAAGTCGTTCTAG
- a CDS encoding multifunctional oxoglutarate decarboxylase/oxoglutarate dehydrogenase thiamine pyrophosphate-binding subunit/dihydrolipoyllysine-residue succinyltransferase subunit, which produces MSVTLPEMGESVTQGSIVEWRRSVGEFVAEGEPLVEVTTDKVDVEVPATASGVVTRILVREGETVAVGALLAEIDSSKGEVVVKPTSGNGAKVVAKAPSVPVAEHSGEGIADPQARRIAQRLALDLSRVRGSGPGGLILRADVLEQAERARTPAAPTASLLPPIPSAATLRPLKGPAAVLSGYMEQSLTIPTATSFRSLAVDVLDARRKELNGGIRASGRVERVSFTHIIAYALVRSAQELPFITYSFRRDEAGAPARLEPGIHLGLAVDTERKDGTRSLVVPVIRDADGLDFAAFRARYEELVAKARESKLTADDLQGASFTLTNPGGIGTVASVPRLMAGQGAIIATGAIGYPPGFATANEQSLRLLGVSRVMQVTSTYDHRVIQGAQSGEFLRRVDELLQGKDSFYEAIFESLGLQAAPQPLAAAAPVGGTGAAPSDEMLRAVAAGMAIVSAYRRHGHLAATLDPLGTQPVGDASLEPQTYGLTPALQSAIPASVLRVKVPGNTLADVLPRLKETYSSTIAYEIEHISNAKQREWLRDHIESGRNRVKHSPQRQIDFLERLTQVEAFDRYVRKTFLGQKTFSGEGLDVMVPMLEEMLDMLADDGVANAVLGMAHRGRLNVIAHVVNLPYEEAMTEFEAAAYRDNLGDDDVMGDVKYHHGATGTFTTSKGKTIGVTLAHNPSHLEAVDPVVEGSARALQTDQSHGVPVLDRKRAVPILIHGDAAFTGQGIVSEVFNLQSLPGYETGGTIHLIANNQIGFTTDPADARSTRYASDLAKGFDVPIVHVNADDVDACIAAVHLVIDFRRAFGRDALIDLIGYRRFGHNEQDEPAYTQPQMAERIKTHPTVRELFANKLINQGVISAERSRAMVDEANERLVQARRAVKGVLASHIQARKLSGSNTFDGTVLPTVDRATLLAWNGGLTAVPEAFTLNRKLRNQFERRSSSMMENGNVDWGTAEALAFASLLTTGTPIRLTGQDTERGTFSHRHAVFHDVATNAVWIPLQHLAPEQASFEIRNSPLSEYACMGFEYGYSTQQPDALVIWEAQYGDFFNGAEIVVDQFIAAGQAKWGQTSRLTLLLPHGYEGGGPEHSSARLERFLQLVAEGNLRVASPSVASNYYHLLRLQARSPMAVPLVIMTPKSLLRTESAAGFLDDMAGGAFAPVIDDPRSLERENVERLILCSGKIYHDLIGHTAYAALERTAIARIELLAPLPVAEINRIIGGYPKLKKIVWVQEEPKNMGARAFVRRRLLEGKRDGFDIEYIGRGYRASPSEGYAGRHAVEQERIVTTALSE; this is translated from the coding sequence GTGAGCGTGACGCTCCCGGAGATGGGGGAATCGGTCACGCAAGGTTCGATCGTCGAATGGCGCAGAAGCGTCGGCGAGTTCGTGGCCGAAGGCGAACCGCTCGTCGAGGTAACGACTGATAAGGTGGACGTCGAAGTTCCGGCGACGGCGTCCGGTGTCGTAACCCGCATCCTCGTACGTGAAGGCGAGACCGTCGCGGTCGGCGCGCTTCTTGCCGAGATCGATTCATCGAAGGGCGAGGTTGTCGTCAAGCCAACGAGTGGGAACGGCGCGAAAGTCGTCGCGAAGGCGCCGTCCGTACCGGTTGCGGAGCATTCGGGCGAAGGGATCGCCGACCCACAAGCGCGTCGCATCGCTCAGCGTCTCGCGCTCGATCTCAGTCGCGTGCGCGGCTCGGGACCCGGCGGCTTGATTTTGCGCGCGGACGTGCTCGAGCAAGCGGAGCGCGCGCGTACGCCCGCGGCGCCGACGGCGTCTCTGCTTCCGCCGATTCCGTCCGCGGCAACGCTGCGGCCGTTGAAAGGGCCGGCGGCGGTTCTGAGCGGCTACATGGAACAGAGCCTCACGATTCCAACCGCGACGAGTTTTCGCAGCCTTGCCGTTGACGTGCTCGATGCGCGGCGCAAAGAACTCAACGGCGGCATTCGCGCGAGCGGCCGTGTCGAACGAGTCTCCTTCACGCACATCATTGCCTACGCGCTGGTTCGCTCCGCGCAGGAGCTTCCGTTCATCACCTATTCATTCCGGCGCGACGAAGCGGGTGCACCAGCGCGCCTCGAACCCGGCATCCACCTGGGCCTTGCCGTCGACACCGAGCGCAAAGACGGAACGCGGTCGTTGGTCGTGCCGGTCATTCGCGACGCCGACGGGCTCGATTTTGCCGCGTTTCGCGCGCGTTACGAAGAGCTCGTCGCCAAGGCGCGCGAGAGCAAACTCACCGCTGACGACCTGCAAGGCGCCTCGTTCACGCTCACCAACCCGGGCGGCATCGGTACCGTCGCGTCCGTGCCGCGGTTGATGGCCGGACAGGGGGCGATTATCGCTACCGGTGCGATCGGATATCCGCCCGGGTTTGCGACCGCGAACGAACAATCGCTGCGTCTGCTCGGCGTCTCGCGCGTTATGCAGGTGACCAGCACGTACGATCACCGTGTCATTCAAGGCGCGCAATCCGGCGAATTTCTGCGACGCGTCGACGAACTGTTGCAGGGAAAAGACTCCTTCTACGAAGCGATCTTCGAGTCACTCGGTTTGCAAGCCGCGCCTCAGCCGTTGGCCGCCGCGGCGCCGGTCGGCGGGACAGGGGCCGCGCCGTCGGACGAGATGCTTCGCGCCGTTGCTGCGGGAATGGCCATTGTCTCGGCGTATCGGCGGCACGGCCATCTCGCGGCGACTCTCGATCCGCTCGGTACGCAACCCGTCGGCGACGCATCGCTCGAGCCGCAAACCTATGGCTTGACTCCGGCCTTACAGAGCGCGATTCCGGCGAGCGTATTGCGCGTGAAGGTCCCGGGAAACACGCTGGCCGATGTTTTACCGCGGCTCAAGGAAACGTACAGCTCGACGATCGCCTATGAGATCGAGCATATCTCGAATGCCAAACAACGCGAGTGGCTTCGCGATCACATCGAATCGGGGCGAAATCGGGTCAAGCATTCGCCGCAACGACAAATCGATTTTCTCGAGCGGCTAACGCAAGTCGAAGCCTTCGACCGCTACGTGCGCAAGACGTTCTTGGGGCAAAAGACGTTCTCCGGCGAAGGTCTTGATGTCATGGTGCCGATGCTCGAGGAGATGCTCGACATGCTCGCCGACGATGGCGTTGCGAATGCGGTCTTGGGAATGGCGCATCGCGGGCGGCTCAATGTCATCGCACACGTCGTCAACCTTCCATACGAAGAGGCGATGACGGAGTTTGAAGCCGCCGCGTACCGCGACAATCTCGGCGACGACGACGTCATGGGAGACGTGAAGTATCACCACGGCGCAACCGGCACGTTTACGACGTCGAAGGGCAAGACGATCGGGGTCACGCTCGCGCACAATCCTAGTCACCTGGAAGCGGTCGATCCCGTGGTGGAGGGCAGCGCGCGCGCCCTGCAGACCGACCAGTCGCACGGAGTGCCCGTCTTGGACCGCAAACGGGCCGTCCCGATCTTGATCCACGGCGACGCTGCTTTCACCGGTCAAGGCATCGTTTCGGAGGTCTTCAACCTTCAATCGCTGCCGGGCTACGAAACCGGCGGCACGATTCATCTGATCGCGAACAACCAGATCGGCTTCACGACCGACCCGGCCGACGCGCGCTCGACCCGCTACGCCTCGGACTTGGCCAAGGGTTTTGACGTTCCAATCGTTCACGTCAACGCCGACGACGTCGATGCGTGCATCGCTGCAGTGCATCTCGTCATCGATTTTCGCCGTGCTTTCGGCCGCGACGCGCTGATCGATTTGATTGGATATCGCCGGTTCGGCCACAACGAGCAAGACGAACCGGCCTACACGCAGCCGCAAATGGCCGAGCGGATCAAGACCCACCCGACCGTCCGCGAGCTTTTCGCCAATAAGTTGATCAATCAGGGCGTGATCAGCGCCGAACGGTCGCGCGCAATGGTCGACGAAGCGAACGAACGGCTCGTCCAAGCGCGTCGCGCCGTCAAAGGTGTGCTCGCCTCGCACATCCAGGCACGAAAACTTTCTGGCAGCAACACCTTTGATGGTACCGTGCTGCCCACGGTCGATCGGGCGACGCTCCTTGCGTGGAATGGCGGCCTCACCGCCGTTCCCGAAGCTTTCACGCTCAATCGCAAGCTACGAAATCAGTTCGAGCGGCGTAGCTCGTCCATGATGGAGAATGGAAATGTCGACTGGGGAACCGCCGAAGCGCTGGCCTTTGCCTCGTTGCTGACGACGGGAACGCCGATACGACTAACGGGCCAAGATACCGAGCGTGGGACGTTCAGCCATCGGCACGCGGTCTTCCATGATGTCGCTACGAATGCCGTCTGGATTCCGCTGCAGCATCTCGCGCCCGAACAAGCCTCGTTTGAGATCCGGAACAGCCCGCTTTCGGAGTACGCCTGTATGGGCTTCGAGTACGGGTACTCGACGCAGCAGCCCGATGCCCTCGTGATATGGGAGGCGCAATACGGCGACTTCTTCAACGGCGCGGAGATTGTCGTCGATCAGTTCATTGCTGCCGGTCAGGCGAAATGGGGTCAAACCTCACGCTTGACCCTGCTCCTGCCGCACGGCTACGAGGGCGGCGGTCCCGAGCACTCCAGCGCGCGGCTCGAGCGCTTTCTGCAACTCGTCGCCGAAGGCAACTTGCGCGTCGCCTCGCCGTCGGTCGCCAGCAACTACTATCACTTGCTGCGCTTGCAGGCGCGCTCGCCGATGGCGGTGCCGCTCGTGATCATGACGCCAAAATCATTGCTGCGTACGGAGAGTGCGGCCGGCTTCCTCGACGACATGGCGGGGGGCGCATTCGCGCCCGTCATCGACGATCCCAGATCGCTCGAACGGGAGAACGTGGAGCGTCTCATTCTTTGCAGCGGCAAGATCTATCACGACCTTATCGGCCACACGGCGTACGCGGCGCTCGAACGTACGGCCATCGCGCGCATTGAGTTGCTCGCGCCCTTGCCGGTCGCGGAAATCAATCGAATCATCGGGGGCTATCCCAAGCTCAAGAAGATCGTGTGGGTACAGGAAGAGCCCAAGAACATGGGTGCGCGCGCGTTCGTGCGCCGTCGCTTGCTCGAAGGGAAGCGCGACGGTTTCGACATCGAATACATCGGACGCGGCTATCGGGCGAGTCCTAGCGAAGGATACGCCGGGCGGCACGCAGTCGAACAAGAGCGAATCGTCACGACCGCCCTCTCCGAGTAA
- a CDS encoding TIGR00730 family Rossman fold protein, whose protein sequence is MKRICVFCGSHLGRDVSYANMAIESAQAIVSAGYGVVYGGGGVGLMKVLADAALAAGGEVIGVIPQALARSEHAHEGLTQLHVVRTMHERKAKMNDLSDAFVALPGGFGTMDELCEVLSWRQLRIHDKPIGLVNYRGYYDALLALFDSMVVQGFVGPHTRTLFTDAPSIGELLAAMFAEKNLP, encoded by the coding sequence ATGAAACGGATCTGCGTCTTCTGTGGCTCGCATCTCGGCAGGGACGTTTCGTACGCTAACATGGCGATCGAGAGCGCGCAAGCCATCGTCTCCGCGGGCTATGGCGTGGTCTACGGTGGCGGCGGCGTCGGTTTGATGAAGGTCCTCGCCGACGCGGCGCTCGCGGCAGGCGGCGAGGTGATCGGCGTTATTCCACAGGCGCTCGCGAGGAGCGAACACGCGCATGAAGGCCTCACGCAGCTTCACGTGGTTCGGACGATGCACGAGCGAAAAGCGAAAATGAACGATCTAAGCGATGCGTTCGTCGCTCTTCCTGGCGGATTCGGAACGATGGACGAACTTTGCGAGGTGCTCAGTTGGCGCCAGCTGCGCATCCACGATAAACCCATTGGATTGGTGAATTACCGCGGCTACTACGACGCATTGCTGGCACTCTTCGATTCGATGGTTGTGCAGGGGTTCGTCGGTCCGCACACCCGCACGCTCTTCACCGACGCGCCCTCGATCGGCGAACTGCTGGCCGCAATGTTCGCGGAAAAAAATTTGCCGTAG
- a CDS encoding DUF2079 domain-containing protein, giving the protein MRVWLWATIEFLVLCALAIARTKLWTYGSDTGTFAQIVADAFGGMRNGVEAGSHFRYHWSPSLVVLWPLVAATRSALPLQIVQAAATALCGPLVAAIARPYMQRNLAERVGMLTLLYPPLLALGFDEFHELGLFTPLVLGLILFADRRQWIGFSLCALIAIGLREDAALTLIGLGAVLFAIGLRPRLTGNGLLDGFTAAPRALATSGGALALGASAALGAYYGVIAPRLGGWVPGHFYVYSFADGPLALILSPFTHPAQFVRAIFTFGRLTYVLEAIVPLALLPLRSPWALLALPGGAIVLLANSGYVWRMGDHYAALWIAWVLVATVTSVASLERRRGDRIAAGWSAVAAALCVLFLIGFNPLHPLHYLHSYYGDLDAARRALACVPKDASLATHDEWFSAIAAQRPEATIDRAAGVRYLVYADDYANASYQARVRPRVAAEVERGEYRVLCRYGEVAAYEERDAR; this is encoded by the coding sequence GTGAGAGTCTGGCTATGGGCGACCATCGAGTTCCTCGTGCTCTGCGCGCTTGCGATCGCGCGGACCAAGTTATGGACGTACGGTTCGGACACCGGAACGTTTGCCCAAATCGTCGCGGATGCGTTTGGCGGCATGCGCAACGGCGTCGAAGCAGGGTCGCACTTTCGATACCACTGGTCGCCATCGCTGGTTGTGCTCTGGCCGTTGGTGGCGGCGACGCGGAGTGCCTTGCCGTTGCAAATCGTTCAGGCGGCGGCGACGGCGCTCTGCGGGCCTCTGGTAGCCGCGATCGCGCGTCCCTACATGCAGCGAAATCTCGCCGAGCGTGTAGGAATGCTCACATTGCTCTATCCTCCCTTACTAGCACTCGGTTTCGACGAGTTTCACGAACTCGGCCTTTTCACACCGCTCGTGCTTGGGCTCATTCTGTTCGCCGATCGGCGGCAGTGGATCGGGTTCTCGCTCTGTGCGCTCATTGCAATCGGTCTGCGCGAAGATGCAGCGCTAACGCTGATTGGCTTGGGCGCGGTCTTGTTCGCAATTGGTCTGCGCCCGCGTTTGACGGGAAACGGTCTGCTCGACGGCTTCACTGCGGCCCCGCGCGCGCTCGCGACCTCGGGAGGGGCGCTGGCGCTTGGCGCCTCTGCGGCGCTCGGCGCATACTACGGCGTCATCGCGCCGCGCCTCGGGGGTTGGGTGCCCGGTCACTTTTACGTTTACTCTTTTGCCGACGGGCCGCTCGCGTTAATCCTTTCGCCGTTCACGCACCCCGCGCAGTTCGTGCGGGCAATCTTTACGTTCGGCCGATTGACCTACGTGCTTGAGGCGATCGTGCCGCTCGCGCTGCTGCCGCTGCGCTCGCCGTGGGCGTTGCTCGCATTGCCCGGCGGAGCGATCGTTTTGCTCGCGAACTCAGGGTACGTCTGGCGCATGGGCGATCATTACGCGGCGCTATGGATTGCCTGGGTACTCGTCGCGACGGTCACGAGCGTTGCGTCGCTGGAACGTCGCCGCGGCGACCGCATCGCCGCCGGATGGAGCGCCGTCGCCGCCGCGCTCTGCGTCCTCTTTCTGATCGGATTCAATCCGTTGCACCCGCTCCACTACCTTCATTCTTATTACGGCGATCTGGACGCCGCACGGCGCGCCCTCGCCTGCGTGCCGAAAGACGCGTCGCTGGCGACGCATGACGAATGGTTCTCGGCCATCGCAGCGCAGCGCCCCGAGGCGACGATCGATCGCGCCGCCGGAGTGCGGTATCTCGTGTACGCCGACGACTACGCAAACGCTAGCTATCAGGCTCGGGTGCGGCCTCGAGTCGCCGCCGAAGTCGAGCGCGGCGAATATCGCGTTCTCTGCCGTTACGGCGAGGTTGCCGCGTATGAAGAACGTGACGCACGCTAA
- a CDS encoding cytochrome P450, translating to MKNVTHAKIPGPSSYTALRGLLPTPFRRFPGFLRVTTEEYGNLFAFALPWRSYVFVNEPALIKEMLVTQQDAFSKSLGTRVLRLLLGEGLLTSEDPLHRQMRRIVQPAFHRERIAEYVRVMERDAEEFTRRISAGNAFDVHAAMTELTLRIATETLFGSDESGSAGAVADALRLMMNEFPAMLTPLGALRQRLPFRNTRRFWRAHRMLDAIIYSLIARRRHDGCEGGDALSLLLASQDPASAERLKDQQVRDEIMTLFIAGHETTANALTWALYLLAQNPPIDDRAGAAARAGDCEYLDRIVKEVLRLYPPAWIIGREALRDVTFSDGHRVAATTTLFASPLFLHRRADLFADPERFEPDRWLGEEPPPFAYIPFGGGARRCIGEAFARREVTVILEILLREFRFALVPGAQIEIAPLVTLRPAGPVMMLATPRGSF from the coding sequence ATGAAGAACGTGACGCACGCTAAGATCCCAGGACCGAGTTCATACACGGCGTTGCGTGGGTTGCTGCCGACGCCGTTTCGGCGCTTTCCCGGTTTCTTGCGCGTCACGACCGAAGAGTATGGGAATCTTTTCGCCTTCGCGCTGCCCTGGCGTTCGTATGTGTTCGTTAACGAGCCGGCGCTGATCAAGGAGATGCTGGTCACCCAGCAGGACGCCTTCTCGAAATCACTTGGGACGCGCGTGCTCCGCCTGTTGCTCGGCGAAGGCTTGCTCACCAGCGAAGATCCGCTGCATCGGCAGATGCGGCGCATCGTCCAGCCGGCATTCCATCGCGAGCGCATCGCGGAGTATGTTCGTGTGATGGAGCGTGACGCCGAGGAATTCACTCGACGCATCTCTGCCGGCAACGCTTTCGACGTGCATGCGGCGATGACCGAACTGACCCTGCGCATCGCCACTGAAACGCTCTTCGGCAGCGACGAAAGCGGATCGGCCGGCGCCGTTGCCGATGCGCTGAGGCTCATGATGAATGAGTTTCCGGCGATGCTCACTCCGCTGGGCGCCTTGCGCCAACGGCTTCCCTTTCGCAACACGCGGCGTTTCTGGCGGGCGCATCGTATGCTCGATGCGATCATCTATTCGCTCATCGCTCGGCGCCGGCACGATGGATGCGAAGGTGGCGACGCGCTCTCGCTGTTACTTGCTTCGCAAGATCCGGCGAGCGCAGAGCGGTTGAAGGATCAACAAGTACGCGATGAGATCATGACGCTCTTCATCGCCGGCCACGAAACGACGGCCAATGCCTTGACGTGGGCACTCTATCTGCTGGCACAGAATCCGCCGATTGACGATCGGGCGGGCGCTGCGGCGCGCGCCGGCGATTGCGAGTACCTCGATCGCATCGTCAAGGAGGTTTTGCGTCTCTACCCGCCCGCTTGGATCATTGGGCGCGAAGCGCTCCGTGACGTAACGTTTTCCGACGGGCACCGCGTTGCGGCAACGACGACCCTCTTCGCATCGCCGCTCTTCTTACACCGCCGCGCCGATCTCTTCGCGGACCCCGAACGGTTCGAGCCCGATCGGTGGCTTGGCGAGGAGCCGCCGCCCTTCGCCTACATTCCCTTCGGCGGCGGCGCGCGGCGCTGCATTGGTGAAGCTTTCGCACGACGGGAAGTGACGGTCATTTTGGAAATTCTTCTGCGCGAATTTCGCTTCGCGCTCGTTCCCGGCGCGCAAATCGAGATCGCGCCCCTGGTCACGCTTCGACCGGCGGGTCCGGTCATGATGCTCGCAACGCCGCGTGGATCGTTTTGA
- a CDS encoding dienelactone hydrolase family protein, with translation MRAEEIDPTQTTSERLNRRVFVGLSAAATVAAAAAAGAQEEVGRPHPPAVAENDPAIVVDRLSLESSGSAVPAYASWPVSAGPGTPGVVVIMHIWGVDTPIRDFVRRLAKSGFAAIAPDLYARMGAPSGDGASDYTIFRPYAQRLERDVWLSDVRSAAQWLAAKFSGTKIAITGFCMGGKLALLAAVEEGNLFSVVAPFYGAVADVDPKAIRIPVCGSYGGRDTGIPAQSVRLFADALRVPNDIRIYDDAGHAFFDDQRASYVGQAAADAWKRTVACFRRYLSGASQ, from the coding sequence ATGCGCGCGGAAGAGATCGATCCAACGCAAACGACCTCCGAACGGTTGAACCGGCGCGTCTTCGTCGGCCTTTCCGCGGCCGCAACGGTTGCTGCGGCGGCGGCCGCCGGAGCGCAGGAGGAAGTGGGACGGCCGCATCCGCCGGCCGTAGCCGAGAACGACCCCGCAATTGTCGTCGACCGCCTATCGCTCGAGAGTTCGGGGAGCGCGGTTCCCGCCTACGCCTCGTGGCCGGTTTCAGCCGGTCCCGGCACTCCGGGCGTCGTCGTGATCATGCACATCTGGGGCGTGGATACGCCGATTCGCGATTTCGTGCGGCGGCTTGCAAAGTCGGGGTTTGCTGCAATCGCCCCAGATCTTTACGCGCGCATGGGCGCGCCGAGCGGCGATGGCGCAAGCGACTACACGATTTTCCGGCCGTACGCGCAGCGGCTGGAACGCGACGTATGGCTCTCCGACGTGCGTTCGGCAGCGCAGTGGCTGGCGGCGAAGTTTTCCGGCACGAAAATTGCAATCACCGGCTTCTGCATGGGCGGCAAGCTCGCATTGCTTGCAGCCGTCGAGGAAGGCAATCTCTTTTCGGTCGTCGCGCCGTTCTATGGCGCTGTTGCCGATGTCGACCCGAAAGCGATTCGCATTCCCGTTTGCGGCAGTTACGGGGGGCGCGATACCGGCATTCCCGCGCAAAGCGTGCGTCTCTTTGCAGACGCGCTCCGCGTTCCCAACGACATTCGCATCTACGACGACGCCGGGCATGCGTTCTTTGACGATCAGCG